In one Mucilaginibacter sp. PAMB04168 genomic region, the following are encoded:
- a CDS encoding RagB/SusD family nutrient uptake outer membrane protein, producing MKKIICLILTVLCMGVVSCKKFLDTVPTDQLVPDNYYDTEAKLINALAGVYQPLSSPGVYGDALFDALGAPTDEGFYARSGQTTGTMVYNFDYGNADLSNFWNTLFRGVERANLLIKNINIAQMDESKRQVILGEALFLRGYYYYLLVTYFGDVPLKTEPTPSVSGVNIPRTPSKQVYDQILADMQAAEAKVSTATVLGSPSRVSKTTVEGILARVCLQMAGYPLNDESKYAEALKWAKMVQASGEHALNKSYRQLFINMHQDLYDIKESMWEMDYKGTGADGSGNQNRLGNTNGIALSANFDQVGYSYGFVNTTAKLFNLYQPGDLRRDWNIAPFSYNTTTNPVSYNYFTPAQIYNRNASKWRREYELSAVKAKNYTPINFPVLRYADVLLMIAEAENHINGPTAVAYDAINQVRRRGFGLDPATAGVTQNVLNTVTLATTGNTGYLTTNVNIPVTFTGGGGTGATGMAVVATTGKVTAVAILNPGSGYTSAPTVNIGNAWQPNTAYTTGTQVYNGNNLYTVTTSGTSTAMGPTQTAGASTAATTGAVFTYAGQRATATVTIASSPVDLGGLTKDQFQLALQDERARELCYEAQRKPDLIRWGIWVQTMNNVAAEIRANGGSFAYGALAGSNITSRNLLYPIPASELTVNNAATQNPGW from the coding sequence ATGAAAAAGATTATCTGTCTCATATTAACCGTACTCTGTATGGGTGTGGTTTCCTGTAAGAAATTTTTAGATACGGTACCCACTGATCAACTGGTGCCGGATAATTATTATGATACCGAAGCTAAGTTAATCAACGCACTAGCAGGTGTTTATCAGCCGCTGAGCTCACCAGGCGTTTATGGCGATGCCCTTTTTGACGCCCTAGGTGCACCAACAGATGAAGGTTTTTATGCTCGTTCCGGGCAAACAACCGGAACAATGGTATACAACTTTGACTATGGTAACGCAGACCTCAGTAACTTTTGGAATACCCTGTTCAGAGGAGTAGAAAGAGCTAATCTCCTAATTAAGAATATCAATATTGCACAAATGGACGAGAGTAAGCGCCAGGTTATTTTGGGTGAAGCGCTGTTCCTTAGAGGCTATTATTATTATCTGTTGGTCACTTATTTTGGTGATGTTCCTCTTAAGACAGAACCAACGCCTTCAGTTTCTGGGGTCAATATTCCAAGAACGCCCTCGAAACAAGTTTATGACCAAATATTGGCAGATATGCAGGCTGCAGAAGCAAAGGTTAGCACAGCGACTGTTTTGGGCTCTCCAAGCCGGGTATCGAAAACTACAGTAGAAGGTATTCTCGCCAGAGTCTGCTTGCAAATGGCTGGTTATCCTTTGAACGATGAATCCAAATATGCCGAGGCATTGAAATGGGCAAAAATGGTACAAGCATCGGGTGAACATGCTTTGAATAAAAGCTATCGCCAGCTTTTCATCAACATGCACCAGGACTTGTATGATATTAAGGAGAGTATGTGGGAAATGGACTATAAGGGAACGGGTGCCGATGGTTCAGGTAATCAGAATCGCCTAGGAAATACGAATGGTATTGCCCTCTCGGCAAATTTTGACCAAGTGGGTTATAGTTATGGTTTTGTGAACACCACCGCCAAATTATTTAACTTATACCAACCAGGTGACCTCAGACGTGATTGGAATATTGCTCCATTCAGTTATAACACTACCACAAATCCGGTCAGCTACAATTATTTTACACCGGCGCAGATCTATAACCGGAATGCGAGTAAATGGCGGAGAGAATATGAGCTGTCTGCTGTAAAAGCAAAAAATTATACGCCAATTAATTTTCCGGTTCTACGCTATGCTGATGTTCTGCTTATGATCGCGGAAGCTGAAAACCATATTAACGGTCCGACGGCAGTTGCTTATGATGCCATTAATCAAGTGCGAAGGAGAGGGTTCGGCCTTGATCCCGCCACTGCAGGTGTAACGCAGAACGTGTTAAACACTGTGACTTTAGCCACCACAGGAAATACCGGCTATTTGACCACCAATGTGAATATCCCTGTTACGTTTACCGGGGGTGGTGGTACCGGAGCAACAGGTATGGCCGTTGTGGCTACCACCGGTAAGGTTACGGCTGTTGCTATTCTAAACCCGGGATCGGGTTATACTTCTGCACCAACCGTCAACATTGGTAACGCCTGGCAGCCCAATACAGCCTACACTACCGGAACCCAGGTTTATAATGGAAATAACCTCTATACAGTTACTACGTCAGGAACTTCTACGGCTATGGGCCCTACGCAAACAGCTGGTGCATCAACTGCTGCAACTACAGGTGCCGTATTTACTTACGCGGGCCAACGTGCAACGGCAACCGTGACCATTGCTTCATCTCCGGTAGACCTAGGCGGTCTAACAAAAGATCAATTTCAATTAGCGCTTCAGGATGAGCGGGCTCGGGAGCTCTGTTATGAAGCCCAACGGAAACCGGATTTGATCCGTTGGGGTATTTGGGTACAGACCATGAATAACGTGGCTGCGGAGATCCGGGCAAACGGAGGGTCTTTTGCATATGGCGCTTTAGCCGGCTCTAACATAACCAGCCGTAATCTGCTTTACCCAATTCCAGCTTCGGAGCTGACGGTAAATAATGCGGCTACTCAAAATCCAGGTTGGTAA
- a CDS encoding DUF5017 domain-containing protein: MSIKIKIFQFITPMVAALLLGFYGCSKKNEAEPISFDVTTTKVNGTSTSAFGRQDTVIFKFSGNPDMITFYSGEVGKRYEYISRTNATGTPQLQFSSLRANGSQAGSLSLLISTDFKGAKAGLVNGVFTRDTAGTNANIAAATWTDITGRATLSTGAAAAVSSGTINLSEFSKGQLVFLAFKYTAAPGSIQNKWTITNFAITNVLSDNTSYTIANLNGPASAISNYGVNTFGPGWAVSFDPAKNTNNIGWVYTDKTSLVITGAATAAAATAGVEAWAITGPIDLTRVTPDAGTSIKNITAKLPSYQYNYAAPGKYNAVFVAVNATSDESRSLNRTASLTVNP, translated from the coding sequence ATGTCAATTAAAATAAAAATATTCCAGTTCATTACCCCTATGGTGGCAGCGCTTTTGCTGGGTTTCTATGGATGTAGCAAGAAAAACGAAGCAGAGCCTATAAGCTTTGACGTCACCACAACAAAGGTGAATGGCACTTCAACCTCTGCTTTCGGGCGGCAGGATACAGTTATTTTTAAATTTTCGGGTAATCCTGATATGATTACCTTTTACTCCGGCGAGGTCGGCAAACGATACGAGTATATCTCCCGTACGAATGCAACGGGTACTCCCCAGCTTCAGTTCAGTAGCCTTCGTGCCAATGGTTCTCAGGCAGGGAGTTTGTCCTTGTTAATTTCTACTGATTTCAAGGGAGCTAAAGCGGGGTTAGTCAATGGCGTTTTTACACGCGACACGGCAGGAACCAACGCCAATATAGCCGCTGCTACCTGGACCGATATTACTGGCCGTGCGACGCTTTCTACAGGTGCAGCTGCGGCTGTATCTTCCGGCACTATCAACCTTTCAGAGTTTTCAAAGGGCCAACTGGTTTTTTTGGCGTTCAAATACACCGCTGCGCCCGGCTCTATTCAAAATAAATGGACCATTACCAATTTCGCTATTACCAACGTTTTAAGTGACAATACATCTTACACCATCGCTAACCTAAATGGGCCTGCCAGCGCCATTAGTAACTATGGAGTAAATACCTTTGGCCCTGGTTGGGCTGTCTCCTTTGACCCCGCCAAGAATACTAATAACATTGGATGGGTTTATACCGACAAGACATCACTTGTCATCACTGGCGCCGCCACAGCCGCCGCTGCTACTGCCGGAGTAGAAGCATGGGCAATCACTGGACCAATTGATTTGACCCGCGTGACTCCAGATGCTGGTACCAGCATCAAAAATATAACGGCGAAACTGCCATCATATCAATACAATTATGCTGCGCCAGGCAAATATAATGCTGTGTTTGTTGCCGTGAATGCTACATCGGACGAAAGCAGGAGCTTAAATCGTACAGCCAGTTTAACCGTTAATCCTTAA
- a CDS encoding right-handed parallel beta-helix repeat-containing protein, with product MKTKLMIAALVSVIAVTSCKKNNQESKDVSDQTGTEKVRGSSVADHVIETGMTLAQINAVIAGATAGQTVLVQPGTYTITGKINMKAGVSLVKQTTTNPIFDATSLASILTLNYTTDMSNVTLSGITFWNIRMQISGASAPQVKYCLFDYGKRAANTDKSNNLKDDYLEYINTNNALVSNCNFMHRSTDPGRGVWVKGATDTKVLNNTFGNGGTTGYFVCAINDNSQSNSLVDGNIINRNTALNANDALTDHGIYGHSFNGLTISNNTITGWPTNGSGGSVKVRNGQNVTISNNTMNGSGVLLYEYSNLPAFPFLKNVVVMSNTINVSSPASDLYHGIGYYRDNTTDSEYSIKISDNILPNGSIVANDTKINITDFNAAGGGVYNNDTAAGYVLLKAGITNSGNY from the coding sequence ATGAAAACCAAATTGATGATTGCTGCACTGGTAAGCGTAATTGCGGTTACAAGCTGCAAGAAAAACAACCAGGAATCTAAAGATGTATCAGACCAAACTGGAACGGAGAAAGTCAGAGGTAGCTCTGTTGCTGACCATGTTATTGAAACGGGAATGACGCTCGCGCAAATTAACGCTGTTATTGCCGGTGCAACGGCTGGTCAAACTGTTTTAGTACAGCCCGGTACATATACAATTACCGGGAAAATTAACATGAAAGCGGGTGTTTCACTGGTCAAGCAAACAACAACCAACCCTATTTTCGATGCAACCAGTTTAGCTTCAATTCTGACCCTGAATTATACAACTGATATGAGCAATGTGACCTTATCAGGCATTACCTTTTGGAATATCCGGATGCAGATTAGTGGTGCAAGTGCGCCGCAAGTGAAATACTGTCTGTTCGATTACGGTAAGCGGGCGGCAAATACTGATAAGTCAAATAACTTAAAAGATGACTATCTGGAATATATCAACACGAACAACGCCCTAGTTTCTAATTGCAATTTCATGCATCGTTCAACAGACCCTGGTAGAGGTGTTTGGGTTAAAGGAGCGACGGATACTAAAGTGTTGAATAATACCTTTGGCAATGGCGGAACGACCGGATATTTCGTTTGTGCCATTAATGATAACAGCCAAAGTAATTCCCTTGTAGACGGTAATATTATCAATCGGAATACAGCCTTAAATGCAAATGATGCCTTAACTGATCATGGTATTTACGGACATAGTTTCAATGGTCTAACTATCAGTAATAACACCATAACCGGCTGGCCAACTAATGGAAGTGGCGGCAGTGTCAAAGTACGTAATGGACAAAACGTGACGATCAGTAATAATACTATGAATGGATCAGGAGTGTTGCTGTATGAATACTCAAACTTGCCAGCCTTTCCTTTTCTTAAAAACGTGGTTGTAATGAGCAATACCATTAATGTAAGCAGTCCTGCCAGTGATCTCTATCATGGTATTGGCTATTACCGGGATAATACAACTGACTCAGAATATTCCATAAAGATCAGCGACAACATTTTGCCAAACGGCAGTATTGTGGCTAATGATACTAAGATCAACATAACTGATTTTAACGCTGCCGGTGGCGGTGTTTATAACAATGATACAGCTGCTGGCTATGTCTTATTAAAAGCGGGCATTACCAATTCAGGCAACTATTAA
- a CDS encoding beta-N-acetylhexosaminidase has product MKFLYFSIYMLIGMAALAQPCPIIPQPNSAKAITEEFTLTEGTVISYNGVEIQPLANFLQADLLKSVGQTAIIGKLRVSGGIHLELVKKLRAQTGEAYVLTVGRKGTTISATSSHGLFNGINSFLQLIRLGQKNAGKKTIRIAGWEINDEPRFEWRGILLDESRHFFGMSTVKELLDWMAFYKLNKFHWHLTDEPAWRIEIKSYPKLTQVGSTGSFDDPLAPANYYTQEQIKEIVAYAGARFIDVIPEIDMPGHAAAANRAYPAFSGGGSSKHPEFTFNPGLDTTYRYLSSILREADALFPSNMVHIGGDEVSFGNEKWNSILEVKKLMNSQRLRDLIAVEHYFSARMADTLYKLNNKVLLWDEAADTNLPRDKTQIFWWRHDHPEQLKKALDKGFATVLCPRLPFYFDFKQDSTQRYGRTWGKAFVSLDKLYGFNLNDLQLSEKQQSHILGVQAGIWTEFIPSKAKLQYMLFPRITALAETGWTQDARKDLQNFYNRVAMHSRLYREAGIYYYERQNPKLTPEPLTPEQITDPARAQQ; this is encoded by the coding sequence ATGAAGTTCCTTTACTTTTCTATTTACATGCTGATTGGCATGGCTGCCCTTGCGCAGCCATGCCCTATCATTCCACAACCTAATTCGGCTAAAGCAATTACAGAGGAATTTACTTTAACGGAAGGAACCGTCATCAGCTACAATGGCGTTGAAATTCAACCGTTGGCAAATTTCTTACAGGCGGATTTGTTAAAATCTGTAGGGCAAACAGCTATAATAGGGAAATTGAGAGTTAGCGGCGGGATTCACCTTGAATTGGTCAAGAAGCTCCGGGCTCAGACAGGCGAAGCCTATGTCTTGACCGTTGGCAGAAAAGGAACCACCATTTCAGCTACATCTTCCCACGGCTTATTCAACGGAATAAACTCCTTCCTGCAACTAATCCGTCTTGGCCAGAAGAATGCGGGAAAAAAGACTATCCGGATAGCGGGTTGGGAAATTAACGACGAACCACGTTTCGAATGGCGGGGCATCCTTTTAGATGAATCCAGGCATTTTTTTGGAATGAGCACCGTTAAAGAGCTGCTGGATTGGATGGCTTTTTATAAATTAAATAAGTTTCACTGGCACTTAACGGATGAGCCGGCTTGGCGGATTGAGATTAAATCTTATCCCAAACTCACACAGGTAGGCAGCACAGGTAGTTTCGACGACCCGTTGGCTCCAGCTAATTATTATACCCAAGAACAGATCAAAGAAATTGTAGCTTATGCGGGCGCACGTTTCATTGACGTCATCCCGGAGATTGATATGCCGGGTCACGCAGCGGCCGCTAACCGAGCCTATCCAGCTTTCAGCGGTGGTGGTTCATCCAAACATCCAGAATTTACTTTTAATCCTGGCTTGGATACAACTTACAGGTACTTAAGCAGCATTTTAAGGGAGGCAGATGCTCTTTTTCCTTCTAACATGGTGCACATAGGCGGTGATGAAGTAAGCTTTGGAAATGAAAAATGGAATAGCATCCTCGAAGTAAAAAAGCTTATGAACAGTCAGCGCTTGCGCGATTTAATTGCCGTTGAGCATTACTTTAGTGCTCGTATGGCAGATACCCTGTATAAGCTCAATAATAAAGTTCTGTTGTGGGATGAAGCCGCTGATACTAATTTACCACGTGATAAAACCCAAATTTTCTGGTGGCGGCACGACCACCCGGAGCAACTGAAAAAGGCCCTTGACAAGGGTTTTGCGACTGTCCTTTGCCCGCGGTTACCGTTTTATTTTGACTTCAAGCAGGACAGCACGCAACGTTATGGAAGAACATGGGGAAAGGCTTTCGTTTCTCTGGATAAACTTTATGGTTTCAACTTAAATGATCTGCAACTAAGCGAAAAGCAGCAATCCCATATACTAGGTGTGCAAGCCGGCATTTGGACAGAATTTATTCCATCAAAAGCTAAACTGCAATATATGCTTTTCCCGCGTATCACCGCCCTGGCCGAAACAGGCTGGACGCAGGATGCGCGAAAAGACCTTCAAAACTTTTACAACCGTGTAGCCATGCATAGTAGGCTGTATCGGGAAGCAGGGATCTATTATTATGAAAGGCAGAACCCTAAACTGACGCCAGAACCGCTTACACCTGAACAAATTACTGATCCTGCTAGAGCACAGCAATAA